One window from the genome of Nicotiana tomentosiformis chromosome 5, ASM39032v3, whole genome shotgun sequence encodes:
- the LOC104093008 gene encoding uncharacterized protein, which yields MTNACISRFSSIQKAAVPLPGRNYHGIVFLRSFSTLATPSFPLISYPPPSHVLTACLTQSNAPQRSDEWFALRKDKLTTSTFSTALGFWKGNRRNELWHEKVFSPDVQLIQSASRCAMDWGVLMEAVAIEHYKSITGRDVSSLGFAVHSDERLGWVGASPDGLLGCLPGGGILEVKCPYNKGKPEKGLPWETMPFYYMPQVQGQMEIMDRDWVDVYCWTPNGSTIFRVYRERSYWELMHGILWEFWWENVVPAREALSLGNEEDAKLYKPTSTHKKTGLVISRSLKLASEAKMLCRDIAGHVEFFR from the coding sequence ATGACAAATGCCTGCATTTCTAGATTCAGCAGCATTCAGAAAGCAGCGGTGCCACTTCCTGGCAGAAACTATCACGGCATTGTTTTCTTGAGGAGCTTCTCAACTTTGGCAACACCAAGTTTTCCTCTCATCAGTTATCCTCCACCATCACATGTTTTGACAGCGTGCCTGACCCAATCAAATGCTCCACAACGTTCTGATGAGTGGTTTGCCTTACGCAAGGACAAACTGACTACAAGCACCTTCAGCACTGCTTTAGGATTCTGGAAAGGGAATCGACGAAATGAGCTCTGGCATGAGAAGGTATTTTCTCCAGATGTCCAATTGATTCAATCTGCTAGCAGGTGTGCCATGGATTGGGGTGTTCTCATGGAAGCAGTAGCCATAGAGCACTATAAAAGCATCACTGGCCGCGATGTGAGCTCACTTGGGTTTGCAGTCCATTCGGATGAGCGATTGGGTTGGGTTGGTGCCTCTCCGGATGGTCTCCTTGGATGCTTGCCGGGGGGTGGGATCCTGGAAGTGAAATGCCCATATAACAAAGGAAAGCCAGAAAAGGGGCTGCCATGGGAAACTATGCCGTTCTACTACATGCCTCAGGTGCAGGGACAAATGGAAATCATGGACAGAGATTGGGTTGATGTGTATTGCTGGACACCAAATGGAAGCACAATATTCCGTGTCTACAGAGAGCGGAGTTATTGGGAGTTAATGCATGGAATTTTGTGGGAATTTTGGTGGGAAAATGTGGTTCCTGCTAGGGAGGCTCTTTCATTGGGAAATGAGGAGGATGCCAAATTATATAAACCAACATCAACACATAAAAAAACCGGACTTGTGATTTCAAGAAGCTTGAAGTTGGCAAGCGAGGCAAAAATGTTGTGCAGGGATATTGCTGGTCATGTTGAGTTTTTCCGCTAA